The following coding sequences lie in one Halarcobacter mediterraneus genomic window:
- a CDS encoding NifS family cysteine desulfurase gives MEVYLDNNATTKVDPEVFKAMEPFFCDIYGNPNSLHKFGAGTHKKMVEALDYLYSGINAADEDDIVITGNATESNNTVIKGIWVDKILNGNKNHIITSEVEHPSITAVCKFLETQGVSVTYLPVNEEGILEAQQVADYIKEDTALVTIMWANNETGKLFPIKEIGQICKDAGVPFHTDATQAIGKVPVDVQACNVNYLSFSAHKFHGPKGVGGLYIQKGFEVTPLLHGGEQMGGHRAGTVDVASMIGMGVAMKLATSEMALAYENNHVRKLRDKLENAILEIPETIVIGGKENRTPNTTLISIRGVEGESMLWDMNQKTIGASTGSACASEDLEANPVMNAFGSDSELAHTGVRFSLSRFNTEAEIDYAIDVIKGAIARLRSISSSYAYTPKNHVSEL, from the coding sequence ATGGAAGTATATTTAGACAATAATGCCACTACTAAGGTTGATCCTGAAGTATTTAAAGCGATGGAACCTTTTTTCTGTGATATTTATGGAAACCCTAACTCTTTACACAAGTTTGGAGCAGGTACTCATAAAAAAATGGTAGAGGCTTTAGATTATCTTTATTCTGGAATTAATGCTGCTGATGAAGATGATATTGTAATAACAGGTAATGCAACAGAAAGTAATAATACTGTTATTAAAGGAATATGGGTAGATAAAATTTTAAATGGAAATAAAAACCATATCATTACAAGTGAAGTAGAACACCCATCTATTACAGCCGTATGTAAATTTTTAGAGACTCAAGGTGTTAGTGTTACATATTTACCTGTAAATGAAGAAGGTATTTTAGAAGCACAACAAGTTGCAGATTATATTAAAGAAGATACAGCATTAGTAACAATTATGTGGGCAAATAATGAAACTGGTAAGCTATTTCCAATAAAAGAAATTGGACAAATCTGTAAAGATGCTGGAGTTCCTTTTCATACAGATGCAACACAAGCAATAGGAAAAGTACCAGTAGATGTTCAAGCCTGTAATGTAAATTATTTGTCTTTTTCAGCCCATAAATTCCATGGACCAAAAGGTGTTGGTGGATTATACATTCAAAAAGGTTTTGAAGTAACTCCATTATTACATGGTGGTGAACAAATGGGTGGACATAGAGCAGGGACTGTAGATGTTGCTTCTATGATTGGAATGGGAGTTGCAATGAAATTAGCAACTTCAGAAATGGCATTAGCTTATGAAAACAACCATGTAAGAAAACTTAGAGATAAGTTAGAAAATGCAATATTAGAAATCCCAGAAACTATTGTAATTGGTGGTAAAGAAAATAGAACACCAAATACAACATTAATTTCTATTAGAGGTGTTGAAGGTGAATCAATGCTTTGGGATATGAATCAAAAAACAATAGGTGCTTCAACTGGTTCAGCATGTGCTAGTGAAGATTTAGAAGCAAACCCTGTAATGAATGCTTTTGGAAGTGATAGTGAATTAGCACATACAGGTGTAAGATTCTCTTTAAGTAGATTTAATACGGAAGCAGAAATTGATTATGCAATTGATGTTATAAAAGGTGCAATTGCTAGATTAAGAAGTATTTCTAGCTCATATGCATATACTCCAAAAAATCACGTATCAGAACTATAA
- a CDS encoding transporter substrate-binding domain-containing protein: MLRKVLMTLFVPFILVLLSGCNEDSSKKQEEKEVLKVGMELAYPPFEMSDKDGTPSGVSVDFAKALGDYLGRKVVIENIAWDGLIPSLKTGKIDLIISSMTITEERKKSIDFSTPYARTSLAILANKNSEVKSIEDLDKEGKKIAVKKGSTGHVYAKDNLKNAEILVFDKEAACVLEVVQGKADGFLYDQLTIYRNYAQHKDTTVALLKPFQKDSEHWGVALRQNDPIKKQVDEFIKKAKEDGTFDSFAKKHLTQAKKTFDELGVPFFF, from the coding sequence ATGTTAAGAAAAGTTTTAATGACATTATTTGTACCATTTATCTTGGTTTTATTGTCAGGTTGTAATGAGGATTCTTCAAAAAAACAAGAAGAAAAAGAAGTATTAAAAGTTGGAATGGAGTTAGCATATCCACCATTTGAAATGAGTGATAAAGATGGAACTCCATCTGGTGTTTCTGTTGACTTTGCTAAAGCTTTAGGAGACTATTTAGGACGAAAAGTAGTTATTGAAAATATTGCATGGGATGGTCTTATTCCATCACTTAAAACTGGTAAAATTGATTTAATTATTTCTTCAATGACAATAACTGAAGAGAGAAAAAAGTCTATTGATTTTTCTACTCCATACGCAAGAACATCACTTGCAATTTTAGCAAATAAAAATTCTGAAGTAAAATCAATTGAAGATTTAGATAAAGAAGGGAAAAAAATAGCTGTAAAAAAAGGTTCTACAGGTCATGTATATGCAAAAGACAATCTAAAAAATGCTGAAATTTTAGTATTTGATAAAGAAGCAGCTTGTGTTTTAGAGGTTGTACAAGGAAAAGCTGATGGTTTTTTATATGATCAATTAACTATTTATAGAAATTATGCTCAGCATAAGGATACAACAGTTGCTCTTTTAAAACCTTTCCAAAAGGATTCTGAACATTGGGGTGTTGCTCTAAGACAAAATGATCCAATAAAAAAACAAGTTGATGAATTTATAAAAAAAGCAAAAGAGGATGGAACTTTTGATTCATTTGCAAAAAAACATTTAACTCAAGCAAAAAAAACATTTGATGAGTTAGGTGTTCCATTTTTCTTTTAG
- a CDS encoding amino acid ABC transporter permease, whose amino-acid sequence MFKNITYTFNWQSVYEYKQKFIDGFIMTIIISFFALILSFLIGLFFAYGQNSKFILLRFFSRFYIEIIRGTPLLVQILIFFYVFANNLGFENRYIVGTFILAIFAGAYVSEIIRAAIESIDYEQYETALSLGMTNYQMYRYVVFPQAFKRMLPALTGQFATIIKDSSLLSIISISEFTMNAQEVNAYTYSTLESYIPLAIGYLLLTYPISYYTNSLEKKIKK is encoded by the coding sequence ATGTTTAAGAATATTACATATACTTTTAACTGGCAAAGTGTCTATGAATATAAACAAAAATTTATAGATGGCTTTATTATGACAATTATCATATCTTTTTTTGCGCTTATTTTAAGCTTTTTAATTGGCTTATTTTTTGCTTATGGACAAAATTCAAAGTTTATTTTACTTAGATTTTTTTCAAGATTTTATATAGAAATAATTAGAGGAACACCTCTTTTAGTTCAAATTCTAATTTTCTTTTATGTATTTGCAAATAACTTAGGTTTTGAAAATCGATATATTGTAGGAACATTTATTTTAGCAATCTTTGCAGGAGCCTATGTAAGTGAAATAATTAGAGCGGCAATTGAATCTATTGATTATGAACAATATGAAACAGCTTTAAGTTTAGGTATGACTAACTATCAAATGTATAGATACGTAGTTTTCCCACAAGCTTTTAAAAGAATGTTACCTGCTTTAACTGGACAATTTGCAACAATAATAAAAGATTCTTCTTTATTATCAATTATTTCAATTAGTGAGTTTACAATGAATGCACAAGAAGTTAACGCTTATACTTATTCTACTTTAGAAAGTTATATTCCTCTTGCAATTGGATACTTATTATTAACCTACCCTATTTCTTATTATACAAATAGTTTAGAGAAGAAAATCAAAAAATAA
- a CDS encoding GNAT family N-acetyltransferase: MQLIYLNETKDNYFDKAWEIYLNSFPKEERRTLEEHKKILRNNAYKASCYLDGNKLVAIVFYWNIKGYTFLEHFAVDNQLRGKSYGSKVLNEFIKTNDNIVLEIEPIKDETSQRRLKFYERFGFVLNEYTHYQIPFRKEDEKLELLLMTYQNRLKEEEYKFLYEQMQKTLIF, encoded by the coding sequence ATGCAATTAATATATCTAAATGAAACTAAAGATAATTATTTTGATAAAGCCTGGGAGATTTATTTAAACTCTTTTCCTAAGGAAGAAAGAAGAACTTTAGAAGAACACAAAAAAATTTTAAGAAATAATGCTTATAAAGCTAGTTGTTACCTTGATGGAAATAAGTTAGTTGCTATAGTTTTTTATTGGAATATTAAAGGTTATACTTTTTTAGAACATTTTGCAGTAGATAATCAATTAAGAGGTAAGTCTTATGGTTCAAAAGTTTTAAATGAATTTATAAAAACTAATGATAATATTGTTTTAGAAATAGAACCAATAAAAGATGAAACTTCACAAAGAAGATTAAAATTTTATGAGAGATTTGGCTTTGTTTTAAATGAATATACACATTATCAAATACCATTTAGAAAAGAAGATGAAAAACTAGAACTACTTTTAATGACTTATCAAAATAGACTTAAAGAAGAAGAGTACAAGTTTTTATATGAGCAAATGCAAAAAACTCTTATTTTTTGA
- the sufB gene encoding Fe-S cluster assembly protein SufB, with the protein MSDNKHLKEILKQDYKLGFETLVESDTFPPGLNEDVIKAISKKKNEPEWLLEFRLKAYKAWLKMEEPNWAHLKYPKIDYQDIAYYSAPKKALDSLDEVDPEILKTYEKLGIPLEEQKMLAGVAVDAVFDSVSVKTTYQEELEKLGIIFCSISEAAHSHPEILKKYLASVVSRNDNYFAALNSAVFTDGSFVYIPPNTRCPMELSTYFRINALNTGQFERTLIICDENSYVSYNEGCSAPMRDERQLHAAVVELVALDNAQIKYSTIQNWYPGDEEGKGGILNFVTKRGLCKGENSKISWTQVETGSSLTWKYPSCILKGNNSVGEFYSVAISSRAQQADTGSKMVHLGENTKSTIISKGISAMTGVNAYRGLVSVGKNAKNARNISECDSLLIGHKCKAHTYPYHEIKNSSAHIEHEATTSKISEEQLFYLNQRGIDEEDAIAMIVNGFCKEVLKELPMEFAAEAKELLNISLEGSVG; encoded by the coding sequence ATGAGTGATAACAAACATTTAAAAGAGATACTTAAACAAGATTATAAACTTGGATTTGAAACACTTGTAGAAAGTGATACTTTTCCACCAGGTTTAAATGAAGATGTTATTAAAGCAATCTCTAAAAAGAAAAATGAACCTGAATGGTTACTTGAATTTAGACTAAAAGCTTATAAAGCATGGCTAAAGATGGAAGAACCAAATTGGGCACATTTAAAATACCCAAAAATAGACTATCAAGATATCGCATATTATAGTGCTCCTAAAAAAGCTTTAGACTCTTTAGATGAAGTTGATCCAGAAATCCTAAAAACCTATGAAAAATTAGGAATTCCTCTAGAAGAGCAAAAAATGCTTGCGGGTGTTGCTGTTGATGCAGTTTTTGATTCTGTTTCAGTAAAAACTACTTATCAAGAAGAGTTAGAAAAGTTAGGTATTATTTTCTGTTCAATTTCTGAAGCAGCACATTCTCATCCTGAAATTTTAAAAAAATATCTAGCTTCAGTTGTAAGTAGAAATGACAACTATTTTGCTGCTTTAAATAGTGCTGTATTTACAGATGGAAGTTTTGTTTATATTCCACCAAATACTAGATGCCCAATGGAGCTTTCAACTTATTTTAGAATAAATGCCTTAAATACAGGACAATTTGAAAGAACTTTAATAATCTGTGATGAAAACTCTTATGTTTCATATAATGAAGGCTGTTCTGCACCAATGAGAGATGAAAGACAACTTCACGCAGCAGTTGTTGAACTTGTAGCACTAGATAATGCACAAATAAAATACTCTACAATACAAAACTGGTATCCAGGGGATGAAGAAGGTAAAGGTGGTATTTTAAACTTTGTTACAAAAAGAGGTTTATGTAAAGGAGAAAACTCTAAAATATCATGGACTCAAGTTGAAACGGGTTCTAGTTTAACATGGAAATATCCTTCATGTATCTTAAAAGGTAATAACTCTGTGGGAGAATTTTATTCTGTAGCAATTTCTAGCCGAGCCCAACAAGCTGATACTGGAAGTAAAATGGTACATTTAGGAGAAAATACGAAATCAACTATTATCTCAAAAGGTATTTCTGCTATGACAGGAGTAAATGCCTATAGAGGGTTAGTAAGTGTAGGTAAAAATGCAAAAAATGCAAGAAATATTTCAGAATGTGACTCACTTTTAATAGGACATAAATGTAAAGCTCATACCTACCCATACCATGAAATTAAGAACTCAAGTGCACACATTGAACATGAAGCAACTACTTCAAAGATTTCAGAAGAACAACTTTTTTATCTTAATCAAAGAGGTATTGACGAAGAAGATGCTATTGCAATGATTGTAAATGGATTCTGTAAAGAAGTTTTAAAAGAGTTACCAATGGAATTTGCCGCTGAAGCTAAAGAGTTATTAAATATCTCTTTAGAAGGAAGTGTGGGATAA
- the sufC gene encoding Fe-S cluster assembly ATPase SufC, which yields MLDIKDLKVTIDNKEILKGLNLNIKPGEIHVLMGQNGAGKSTLVKTISDHYDCEVTNGSITYKNKDLLELDVSQRAKEGIFLSFQNPVEVPGVNNSYFLKTIVNEKRKYENQEELDAMGFLKYTKEELAKFDIDKSLLQRDLNDGFSGGEKKRNELIQLLLLKPDLIMLDEIDSGLDVDAIKTVAKVINNLLEDKSKSLLMITHYDKLLNLVKPDYVHILKDGKIVKTGDYTLAQQLDSVGFQGLE from the coding sequence ATGTTAGATATTAAAGATTTAAAAGTAACTATAGATAATAAAGAAATTTTAAAAGGTCTAAACTTAAATATAAAACCAGGTGAAATCCATGTACTAATGGGACAAAATGGTGCAGGGAAATCAACTTTAGTAAAAACAATAAGTGATCACTATGACTGTGAGGTAACAAATGGTTCTATTACTTATAAAAATAAGGATTTATTAGAGCTTGATGTATCACAAAGGGCAAAGGAAGGTATTTTCTTGAGTTTTCAAAATCCAGTTGAAGTGCCAGGGGTTAATAATAGTTATTTTTTAAAAACTATTGTAAATGAAAAAAGAAAATATGAAAATCAAGAAGAATTAGATGCAATGGGCTTTTTAAAATATACTAAAGAAGAACTTGCTAAATTTGATATTGACAAGTCACTTTTACAAAGAGATTTAAATGATGGTTTTTCAGGTGGAGAGAAAAAAAGAAATGAATTAATTCAATTATTACTTTTAAAACCTGATTTAATTATGCTTGATGAAATTGATTCTGGACTTGATGTGGATGCAATAAAAACTGTTGCTAAAGTAATTAATAATTTACTTGAGGATAAAAGTAAGTCTTTATTAATGATTACGCACTATGATAAATTATTAAATCTTGTAAAACCAGATTATGTACATATTTTAAAAGATGGAAAAATAGTAAAAACAGGAGACTATACTTTAGCTCAACAACTTGATAGTGTTGGGTTTCAAGGATTGGAGTAA
- a CDS encoding SufD family Fe-S cluster assembly protein, which yields MKLIDLKDIKFPTKKDEDFRKINLSPILKKEFEYSKEYKLDLELQESKSISSRTNELLKINERLNTKNYELNIQEDSNEPIIIVHNLENENSINTNSLKINVAENIKASIIEIFVNKKEKNIYTVNRELNLAKNSKLEYLKIQDFSEDTSFLINYLNHLDDNSKLNHTNFEIGKGFSLSIYDTNLEKENAAFNINGLVKLYESADSSSIFNTNHENKKNTSDIKYKHILNDNSKAVFEAISRVDEKAFFSQVHQNSDTILLSDEAAIFAKPHLEINIDELEASHGATTGSLNKDQLLYLQSRGIDEKLAKQILLKAVENEIIETILDEKVKEFIKEYKRDNYV from the coding sequence ATGAAATTAATAGATTTAAAAGATATAAAATTTCCAACAAAAAAAGATGAAGACTTTAGAAAAATAAATTTGAGCCCTATTTTAAAAAAGGAGTTTGAATATTCAAAAGAGTATAAATTAGATTTAGAATTACAAGAGAGTAAATCTATTTCAAGTAGAACAAATGAATTATTAAAAATAAATGAGAGATTAAATACAAAAAACTATGAATTAAATATTCAAGAAGATAGCAATGAGCCAATTATCATTGTACATAATTTAGAAAATGAAAATAGTATAAATACAAATTCATTAAAAATAAATGTTGCAGAAAATATAAAAGCTTCTATAATAGAAATATTTGTTAATAAAAAAGAAAAAAATATTTACACAGTAAATAGAGAATTAAATTTAGCAAAGAATTCTAAATTAGAGTATTTAAAAATACAAGACTTTTCAGAAGACACTTCTTTTTTAATTAATTATCTTAATCATTTAGATGATAATTCAAAATTAAATCATACAAACTTTGAAATAGGAAAAGGTTTTTCTCTTTCAATATATGATACAAATTTAGAAAAAGAAAATGCAGCTTTTAATATAAATGGTCTTGTAAAACTTTATGAAAGTGCAGATTCTTCATCAATATTTAATACAAATCATGAAAACAAAAAAAATACTAGTGATATAAAATATAAACACATTTTAAATGATAATTCAAAAGCTGTTTTTGAAGCTATATCAAGAGTTGATGAAAAAGCATTTTTTTCTCAAGTACATCAAAACTCAGATACTATTTTATTAAGTGATGAAGCTGCAATATTTGCAAAACCCCATTTAGAAATAAATATTGATGAACTAGAAGCTAGTCATGGTGCTACAACTGGTTCTTTAAATAAAGACCAACTTCTTTATTTACAATCAAGAGGTATAGATGAAAAACTTGCAAAACAAATTTTATTAAAAGCTGTAGAAAATGAGATTATTGAGACTATCTTAGATGAAAAAGTAAAAGAGTTTATAAAAGAGTATAAAAGGGATAATTATGTTTAA
- a CDS encoding aminotransferase class V-fold PLP-dependent enzyme → MFKEDFPYFKNSEITYLDNAATTQKPKSVINAEMDYYENYCANTHRSSFGDANKATLNYENARVSLQKFINAPKKEEIIFTKGVTESINFIANSFAKKFEKVIISSLEHHSNITPWHMQGRSLSKGLEVVSCNENLDFDFRDYENILKENPNSFVSITHISNAFGKIHDIKAIIQLAHKYNSVVMIDAAQSLAHMSVDVQDLDVDFFAMSGHKTFGPTGVGAIYIKEIFLKEVDTYQTGGATINEVDFDSSTLLDSPYKFEAGTQNIAGVIGFAKALDYLSNIGYEKIEKQELILYEYLDEQLSKLPNIKFYNTIENSIGSRSFNFKNISHDDIGILVDKMKVALRVGHHCAQPIMKQLNIKGTIRVSLAFYNTKEDIDKLIKALKKALKMLA, encoded by the coding sequence ATGTTTAAAGAAGATTTTCCTTATTTTAAAAATAGTGAAATTACATATTTAGATAATGCTGCAACAACACAAAAACCCAAAAGTGTTATAAATGCAGAAATGGATTATTATGAAAACTATTGTGCTAATACTCATAGAAGTTCTTTTGGAGATGCAAACAAAGCAACTCTAAATTATGAAAATGCAAGAGTAAGCTTACAAAAATTTATTAATGCACCTAAAAAAGAAGAAATAATCTTTACAAAAGGTGTTACAGAATCTATAAATTTTATTGCTAATTCTTTTGCAAAAAAGTTTGAAAAAGTGATAATTTCATCGTTAGAACATCATTCAAATATTACCCCTTGGCATATGCAAGGACGTTCTTTAAGTAAAGGACTTGAAGTTGTATCTTGTAATGAAAATTTAGATTTTGATTTTAGAGATTATGAAAATATTTTAAAAGAAAATCCAAACTCTTTCGTAAGTATTACTCATATTTCAAATGCTTTTGGAAAAATCCATGATATAAAAGCAATTATCCAACTTGCACATAAATACAATAGTGTAGTTATGATTGATGCTGCCCAAAGTTTAGCCCATATGAGCGTTGATGTTCAAGATTTAGATGTTGATTTTTTTGCAATGTCAGGACATAAAACTTTTGGGCCAACGGGTGTTGGGGCAATTTATATAAAAGAAATTTTTCTAAAAGAAGTTGATACCTATCAAACAGGTGGAGCAACAATAAATGAAGTTGATTTTGATTCTTCAACTTTACTTGATTCTCCTTATAAATTTGAAGCAGGAACTCAAAATATTGCAGGAGTTATTGGTTTTGCAAAAGCTTTAGATTATCTTTCAAATATTGGTTATGAAAAAATAGAGAAACAAGAACTTATTTTATATGAATATTTAGATGAACAATTAAGTAAATTACCAAATATAAAGTTTTATAATACTATTGAAAACTCTATAGGTAGTAGAAGTTTTAACTTTAAAAATATTAGTCACGATGATATTGGAATTTTAGTAGATAAAATGAAAGTAGCTTTAAGAGTAGGACATCATTGTGCTCAACCTATAATGAAACAATTAAATATAAAAGGAACAATAAGAGTTTCTCTTGCCTTTTATAATACAAAAGAAGATATAGACAAGCTTATTAAAGCTCTTAAAAAAGCTTTAAAAATGTTAGCATAA
- a CDS encoding SufE family protein produces MTSIEKRVQDIKEDLDFFEDELQKYEYIIDLGKKLEDLEEKYKTPENIVHGCTSQVWLVCEKKDNKLFFKGTSDAVIVKGLVYIILNIFSNSSIEELKEVNMDIVYELGLSEVITPNRQSGVIGMIKKIKEYALKA; encoded by the coding sequence ATGACAAGTATTGAAAAAAGAGTTCAAGATATAAAAGAAGATTTAGACTTTTTTGAAGATGAATTACAAAAATATGAATATATTATTGATTTAGGTAAAAAACTTGAAGATCTAGAAGAAAAATACAAAACACCTGAAAATATTGTTCATGGTTGTACATCTCAAGTTTGGTTAGTTTGTGAAAAGAAAGATAATAAACTTTTTTTCAAAGGAACTTCTGATGCTGTTATTGTAAAAGGTTTAGTTTATATTATTTTAAATATTTTTTCAAACTCAAGTATTGAAGAGTTAAAAGAAGTTAATATGGATATAGTTTATGAACTAGGTCTTAGTGAAGTAATTACTCCAAATAGACAAAGTGGAGTAATTGGAATGATTAAAAAGATTAAAGAGTATGCTTTAAAAGCATAA
- a CDS encoding metal-sulfur cluster assembly factor: protein MSLLEKKDEIEEEVIKRLKSVYDPEIPVNIYDLGLIYKIDFEEKNNYLFATIEMTLTSPACPVAESLVEQVKYVTQTVDEIDEAYVHLVFNPPWEPSMISEDGKDIMAASGAHI, encoded by the coding sequence ATGTCACTTTTAGAAAAAAAAGATGAAATAGAAGAAGAAGTAATAAAAAGATTAAAATCAGTATATGATCCAGAAATTCCAGTAAATATTTATGATTTAGGATTAATATATAAAATTGATTTTGAAGAAAAAAATAACTATTTATTTGCAACAATAGAAATGACACTAACCTCTCCAGCTTGTCCTGTTGCAGAGAGTTTAGTAGAACAAGTAAAATATGTAACACAAACAGTTGATGAAATAGATGAAGCTTATGTTCATCTAGTTTTTAACCCTCCATGGGAACCTTCTATGATAAGTGAAGATGGGAAAGATATAATGGCTGCATCAGGAGCACATATTTAA
- a CDS encoding EAL domain-containing protein, with the protein MEKINYKISFLIIFLLSIISIFSIIIYISNSSSSNNIEEISIQRIKEKAMEREAFLKDFLEDYKQALYALSQNKFLYEYLNNGKSKKELEEIFITLEKTLPSAIQIRLLDMNGFEKIRINGVASHDYNEKRKVEVVKEEVLQDKSNRYYFHRFKNLKKEEIGFSKIDLERDFGKIIIPKKETIRLGKLVFDKDGKKAGILVINVSLTDFFKFFIDTSLYNVMIVDNFGRIILSTNSKYGMIRESFKTFLLKDLYTFSTANKILSNNEYYSKFFYSKKIDNFNTGQDLRLILSSKFEHLSAKKNEREVFVYMLLFILLVLLFPIIIYFSKVPDTLKKRIKHQMITDSLTNLPNREHLLSCLNKKENKENIVIIINIDNLSKIRNAYGYRVINRLEKVFAHYLESYEKQDRFKTLFKVGKSSFAFLYEYKDEKLLLEQTRKLQKNIENKDFIIRDDFKVLIDSTIGISTNSSRNETKLQEAEIALDIALSKKEDIKIYDKKDKNIELHKDNIRMVSKIKKAIENDDVIIHFQPIYSNFYNKVTKYETLIRLKSEGEIIYPDSFLQIAKDIKKYKKLTKIVISKSFEYFKDKNTEFSINLSLEDISSKEIQFYLFDKIKEYEIGSKLVIEIVESEAIDNFEEFVSFIKEAKTFGCKIAIDDFGSGYSNYNYIISLNDYIDYLKIDGSLIKDIHKNRKTQLLLGTLKFLCDNLGIKTIAEYIENKEIFDYIKSMGIDYSQGYYIGKPKSTVSKLIKVFE; encoded by the coding sequence ATGGAAAAAATCAATTATAAAATTTCATTTTTAATAATTTTCTTATTATCAATTATTTCAATATTTTCAATAATAATTTATATATCGAATAGTTCTAGTTCTAATAATATAGAAGAGATTTCTATTCAAAGAATAAAAGAAAAAGCAATGGAGAGAGAAGCTTTTTTAAAAGATTTTTTAGAAGATTATAAACAAGCTTTATATGCTTTAAGTCAAAATAAATTTTTATATGAATATTTAAATAATGGAAAAAGTAAAAAAGAGCTTGAAGAAATATTTATAACCTTAGAAAAAACACTTCCTAGTGCAATTCAAATAAGACTTTTAGATATGAATGGTTTTGAAAAAATTAGAATTAATGGTGTGGCAAGTCACGACTATAATGAAAAAAGAAAAGTTGAAGTAGTAAAAGAAGAGGTTCTTCAAGATAAATCAAATAGATACTATTTTCATAGATTTAAAAATTTAAAAAAAGAAGAAATAGGTTTTTCTAAAATTGATTTAGAAAGAGATTTTGGAAAAATTATAATACCTAAAAAAGAGACAATAAGATTAGGAAAACTTGTTTTTGATAAAGATGGTAAAAAAGCAGGTATTTTAGTTATAAATGTTTCTTTAACAGATTTTTTCAAGTTTTTTATTGATACTTCTTTATATAATGTAATGATTGTTGATAATTTTGGACGTATAATTCTTAGTACAAACTCTAAATATGGAATGATAAGAGAAAGTTTCAAAACATTTTTATTAAAAGATTTATATACTTTTTCAACTGCTAATAAAATATTATCTAATAATGAATATTATTCAAAATTTTTCTATAGTAAAAAAATAGATAACTTTAATACTGGACAAGATTTAAGATTGATATTAAGTTCAAAATTTGAACACTTAAGTGCAAAAAAAAATGAAAGAGAAGTTTTTGTTTATATGTTGTTATTTATATTATTAGTTCTTTTATTTCCTATCATTATATATTTTTCAAAAGTTCCTGATACTTTAAAAAAACGAATAAAACATCAAATGATAACAGATAGCTTAACAAACCTTCCAAATAGAGAACATTTGTTAAGTTGTTTAAATAAAAAAGAAAATAAAGAAAATATTGTAATCATTATAAATATTGATAATTTATCAAAAATAAGAAATGCCTATGGTTATAGAGTTATTAATAGACTAGAAAAAGTTTTTGCTCATTATTTAGAGTCTTATGAAAAACAAGATAGATTTAAAACTTTATTTAAAGTAGGGAAAAGCTCTTTTGCTTTTTTGTATGAATATAAAGATGAAAAACTTTTACTAGAACAAACAAGAAAATTACAAAAGAATATTGAAAATAAAGATTTTATAATAAGAGATGATTTTAAAGTATTAATTGATTCAACAATTGGAATAAGTACAAACTCTTCAAGAAATGAGACAAAACTACAAGAGGCTGAAATAGCATTGGATATTGCTTTATCTAAAAAAGAAGATATAAAAATTTATGATAAAAAAGATAAAAATATAGAACTACATAAAGATAATATTAGAATGGTTAGTAAAATAAAAAAAGCAATTGAAAATGATGATGTTATAATTCATTTTCAACCTATTTATTCAAATTTTTATAATAAAGTTACTAAATACGAAACTTTGATTCGTTTAAAATCAGAAGGAGAAATAATATATCCAGATAGCTTTTTACAAATAGCTAAAGATATAAAAAAATATAAAAAGTTAACCAAAATTGTAATTTCTAAATCTTTTGAGTATTTTAAAGACAAAAATACAGAGTTTTCAATAAATCTAAGTCTTGAAGATATCTCTTCAAAAGAAATTCAATTTTATCTTTTTGATAAAATTAAAGAATATGAGATAGGAAGTAAACTTGTTATTGAAATAGTTGAATCAGAAGCTATAGACAATTTTGAAGAGTTTGTAAGTTTTATAAAAGAAGCAAAAACTTTTGGTTGTAAAATAGCAATTGATGACTTTGGTAGTGGATACTCAAACTATAATTATATTATTAGTTTAAATGACTATATAGATTATTTGAAAATTGATGGAAGTTTAATAAAAGATATTCATAAAAATAGAAAAACTCAACTTTTACTTGGAACATTAAAGTTCTTATGTGACAATTTAGGTATAAAAACAATTGCTGAGTATATAGAAAATAAAGAAATTTTTGATTATATAAAATCTATGGGAATAGATTATTCTCAAGGATATTATATAGGAAAACCTAAATCAACTGTAAGTAAGTTAATAAAGGTTTTTGAATAA